Proteins co-encoded in one Montipora capricornis isolate CH-2021 chromosome 12, ASM3666992v2, whole genome shotgun sequence genomic window:
- the LOC138027361 gene encoding ficolin-2-like, with the protein MDTVGFKIFLKAVRLALPILLSYALVQGATEDTLVLKGGEPTPSARYAKFIRDKFAYLNIGVLRKILVEGSIECALSCLDTLSCLSFNLAAFQDNNDKVLCEHLSSDKYNNSDQFVASKVFHHFSILSPCSSGPCNGNGKCVPLYAKNSYLCVCKTGFIGENCENDVHECSSGKQNCSTKAVCANTDGSYNCTCEEGYTGDGRNCSVFKNCVDVYNSGEKISGVYKIDPDGLGKFEVYCDHKTAGGGWTVFQKRQDGSVDFFRTWDAYKLGFGNLSGEFWLGLDRIHRLTTNSSNKLRVDLEDNHGNTAFAEYSSVTVASEGAKYQLSLGNYSGTAGDSLTYHRGHAFTTKDRDNDQNGGNCASGNKGAWWYNNCHHSNLNGLYLNGKTDGRGMSWYHWKNSHYSVKRSEMKIRPQNV; encoded by the exons ATGGATACCGTTGGCTTCAAAATATTTCTGAAAGCCGTTCGCCTTGCTCTGCCAATTCTCCTTTCATATGCGCTTGTTCAAGGTGCTACTGAAG ATACTTTGGTGCTCAAGGGCGGAGAACCGACTCCAAGTGCCCGTTATGCAAAGTTCATTCGGGACAAATTCGCGTACCTAAATATCGGAGTTCTTCGTAAAATTCTTGTTGAAGGAAGTATTGAGTGCGCATTGTCGTGTTTGGATACACTTTCATGCCTTTCCTTTAACCTGGCAGCCTTTCAGGACAACAACGATAAAGTATTGTGTGAACACCTTTCTTCTGACAAGTACAACAACTCAGATCAATTCGTTGCCAGCAAAGTTTTCCACCATTTCAGCATCTTG TCACCGTGTAGCAGTGGGCCTTGCAATGGCAATGGAAAGTGTGTGCCTCTTTATGCAAAAAACAGTTATTTGTGCGTCTGCAAAACTGGATTCATCGGTGAAAACTGCGAAAACG ATGTCCACGAGTGTTCATCGGGGAAACAGAACTGTAGCACTAAAGCAGTGTGTGCCAATACGGATGGTTCATATAACTGCACCTGCGAGGAAGGGTATACTGGAGACGGGCGGAATTGTTCAG TCTTCAAGAACTGCGTCGATGTTTACAATTCTGGCGAAAAGATCAGTGGTGTGTACAAAATCGACCCCGATGGTTTGGGAAAATTTGAAGTATACTGTGATCACAAAACGGCTGGCGGAGGGTGGacggtctttcaaaaaagacaagacgGCTCCGTAGATTTCTTCCGCACTTGGGACGCCTACAAACTAGGCTTTGGTAATCTGAGTGGAGAGTTTTGGCTTGGATTGGACAGGATTCACCGCTTGACTACAAACAGCAGCAACAAGCTTCGCGTGGACTTGGAAGACAATCATGGAAATACAGCATTTGCCGAGTACAGTTCAGTTACAGTGGCAAGCGAGGGAGCAAAATACCAGCTGAGTTTGGGGAATTATTCAG GCACTGCAGGTGATTCCCTTACCTATCACCGCGGGCATGCGTTTACCACCAAGGATCGTGACAATGATCAAAATGGAGGCAACTGTGCGTCAGGCAATAAAGGTGCCTGGTGGTACAACAATTGTCACCACTCCAACCTGAATGGTCTGTATCTTAATGGCAAGACCGATGGAAGAGGAATGAGCTGGTATCATTGGAAAAATAGTCACTACTCTGTCAAGCGGTCTGAGATGAAGATACGTCCACAGAACGTTTAA